A window of the Dioscorea cayenensis subsp. rotundata cultivar TDr96_F1 chromosome 14, TDr96_F1_v2_PseudoChromosome.rev07_lg8_w22 25.fasta, whole genome shotgun sequence genome harbors these coding sequences:
- the LOC120275133 gene encoding putative low molecular weight protein-tyrosine-phosphatase slr0328 isoform X2 gives MSVRIATTQTIPNLRFCHSIHSRSLLTNPTLLLFKPPSHSRRLRVIPFTIVSSSSPSSMSSSSAQSMVERKPFSVLFVCLGNICRSPAAEAVFRDIVRKRGLEPKFVIDSAGTIDYHEGNQADPRMRSAAKRRGIEVTSISRPIRPSDFSDFDLIVAMDLQNKEDILGAYERWRFKEPLPEDGPKKVKLMCSYCKKHKETEVPDPYYGGSQGFENVLDLLEDACESLLDSIMAENSHVCAS, from the exons ATGAGTGTCAGAATAGCTACAACGCAGACCATCCCAAATTTACGATTTTGCCACTCTATCCATTCTCGTAGCCTCCTAACGAATCCTACTCTTCTACTATTCAAGCCCCCTTCTCACTCTCGCCGTCTCCGAGTCATCCCATTCACCATAGtttcatcatcttcaccatcatCGATGTCTTCTTCTTCAGCGCAATCTATGGTAGAGCGTAAACCCTTCTCGGTCCTCTTCGTTTGTCTTG GGAATATATGCCGGAGTCCGGCGGCAGAGGCGGTTTTTCGCGATATCGTTCGCAAGAGAGGTCTTGAGCCCAAATTCGTTATCGACTCCGCCGGCACCATTGATTATCACGAG GGTAATCAAGCTGATCCGCGGATGAGATCGGCTGCTAAAAGGAGAGGGATTGAGGTGACATCAATATCTAGGCCAATAAGACCGTCGGATTTctctgattttgatttgattgtagCCATGGACTTGCAGAACAAAG AGGATATATTGGGTGCATATGAGAGATGGAGATTCAAGGAGCCTCTTCCTGAAGATGGGCCGAAGAAG GTTAAGCTGATGTGCTCTTATTGTAAGAAACATAAGGAGACTGAGGTTCCAGATCCTTATTATGGAGGTTCTCAAGGTTTTGAGAAT GTTTTAGATCTCCTTGAAGATGCGTGTGAGTCTTTACTTGACAGCATTATGGCTGAGAACAGCCATGTTTGTGCTTCATAG
- the LOC120275133 gene encoding putative low molecular weight protein-tyrosine-phosphatase slr0328 isoform X1: protein MSVRIATTQTIPNLRFCHSIHSRSLLTNPTLLLFKPPSHSRRLRVIPFTIVSSSSPSSMSSSSAQSMVERKPFSVLFVCLGNICRSPAAEAVFRDIVRKRGLEPKFVIDSAGTIDYHEGNQADPRMRSAAKRRGIEVTSISRPIRPSDFSDFDLIVAMDLQNKEDILGAYERWRFKEPLPEDGPKKVKLMCSYCKKHKETEVPDPYYGGSQGFENLAGHMVTIELLPKYTVESCVSVAKCFRSP from the exons ATGAGTGTCAGAATAGCTACAACGCAGACCATCCCAAATTTACGATTTTGCCACTCTATCCATTCTCGTAGCCTCCTAACGAATCCTACTCTTCTACTATTCAAGCCCCCTTCTCACTCTCGCCGTCTCCGAGTCATCCCATTCACCATAGtttcatcatcttcaccatcatCGATGTCTTCTTCTTCAGCGCAATCTATGGTAGAGCGTAAACCCTTCTCGGTCCTCTTCGTTTGTCTTG GGAATATATGCCGGAGTCCGGCGGCAGAGGCGGTTTTTCGCGATATCGTTCGCAAGAGAGGTCTTGAGCCCAAATTCGTTATCGACTCCGCCGGCACCATTGATTATCACGAG GGTAATCAAGCTGATCCGCGGATGAGATCGGCTGCTAAAAGGAGAGGGATTGAGGTGACATCAATATCTAGGCCAATAAGACCGTCGGATTTctctgattttgatttgattgtagCCATGGACTTGCAGAACAAAG AGGATATATTGGGTGCATATGAGAGATGGAGATTCAAGGAGCCTCTTCCTGAAGATGGGCCGAAGAAG GTTAAGCTGATGTGCTCTTATTGTAAGAAACATAAGGAGACTGAGGTTCCAGATCCTTATTATGGAGGTTCTCAAGGTTTTGAGAAT CTTGCAGGGCACATGGTTACAATAGAATTATTGCCCAAATATACAGTTGAAAGCTGTGTTTCAGTTGCCAAAT GTTTTAGATCTCCTTGA